A window of the Lagenorhynchus albirostris chromosome 1, mLagAlb1.1, whole genome shotgun sequence genome harbors these coding sequences:
- the TTC8 gene encoding tetratricopeptide repeat protein 8 isoform X1, with amino-acid sequence MGSEMDPLLLAWSYFRRRKFQLCADLCTQMLEKSPYDQEPDPELPVSQAAWILKARALTEMVYIDEIDVDQEGIAEMILDENAIAQVPRPGTSLKLPGTNQTGGPSPAVRPITQAGRPITGFLRPSTQSGRPGTMEQAIRTPRTAYTARPITSSSGRFVRLGTASMLTSPDGPFINLSRLNLTKHAQKPKLAKALFEYIFHHENDVKTALDLAALSTEHSQYKDWWWKVQIGKCYYRLGMHREAEKQFKSALKQQEMVDTFLYLAKVYISLDQPVTALNLFKQGLDKFPGEVALLCGIARIYEEMNNISSATEYYKEVLKQDNTHVEAIACIGSNHFYSDQPEVALRFYRRLLQMGVYNCQLFNNLGLCCFYAQQYDMTLTSFERALSLAENEEETADVWYNLGHVAVGIGDTNLAHQCFRLALVNNNNHAEAYNNLAVLEMRKGHVEQARALLQTASSLAPHMYEPHFNFATVSDKMGDLQRSYIAAQKSEAAFPDHVDTQHLIKQLKQHFAML; translated from the exons GCAGCCTGGATTTTAAAAGCACGAGCACTAACTGAAATGGTGTACATAGATGAAATTGATGTAGATCAGGAAGGAATTGCAGAAATGATACTGGATGAAAATGCTATTGCTCAGGTTCCAC GTCCTGGAACATCTCTGAAACTCCCTGGAACTAATCAGACAGGAGGGCCTAGTCCAGCTGTCAG GCCGATCACTCAAGCTGGAAGACCCATTACAGGTTTCCTTAGACCCAGCACACAAAGTGGAAGGCCAGGCACTATGGAACAGGCCATCAGAACACCCAGAACTGCCTACACAGCTCGCCCTATTACCAGCTCATCTGGAAGATTTGTCAGGCTGGGAACG GCTTCCATGCTTACAAGTCCTGATGGaccttttataaatttatctagACTGAATTTAACAAAACATGCCCAGAAACCTAAATTGGCAAAG GCTTTGTTCGAGTATATCTTTCATCATGAAAATGATGTTAAGACT GCTTTGGATTTGGCTGCCCTCTCCACAGAGCATTCTCAGTACAAGGACTGGTGGTGGAAAGTGCAGATTGGAAAATGTTACTACAG GTTAGGAATGCATCGTGaagcagaaaaacaatttaaatcagCCCTGAAGCAGCAGGAAATGGTAGATACATTTCTCTACTTGGCAAAA gtttacaTCTCATTGGATCAACCTGTGACTGCTTTAAATCTTTTCAAACAAGGCTTAGATAAGTTTCCAGGAGAAGTAGCCCTACTTTGTGGAATTGCCAGGATCTATGAG GAAATGAACAATATTTCATCAGCCACTGAATACTACAAAGAGGTTTTGAAACAGGACAATACTCATGTGGAAGCCATTGCATGCATTGGAAGCAACCATTTTTACTCTGATCAACCAGAAGTAGCCCTCCGGTTTTACAG GCGACTCCTGCAGATGGGTGTCTATAACTGCCAGCTTTTTAACAACCTGGGGCTCTGTTGCTTCTATGCCCAGCAGTATGATATGACTCTGACCTCATTCGAACGTGCCCTTTCTCTGGCTGAAAATGAAGAAGAGACAGCTGACGTCTGGTACAACTTGGGACATGTAGCTGTG GGAATAGGAGATACAAATCTGGCCCATCAGTGCTTCAGGCTGGCTCTGGTCAACAACAATAACCACGCAGAGGCCTACAACAACCTGGCCGTGCTGGAGATGCGGAAGGGCCATGTCGAACAG gcaAGAGCACTGTTACAAACTGCTTCATCTTTAGCACCCCACATGTATGAACCGCATTTTAATTTTGCAACAGTTTCTGATAAG ATGGGAGATCTACAGAGGAGCTACATTGCTGCTCAAAAGTCTGAAGCAGCATTTCCAGATCACGTGGACACTCAACATTTAATTAAGCAGTTAAAGCAGCATTTTGCTATGCTCTGA
- the TTC8 gene encoding tetratricopeptide repeat protein 8 isoform X2, translating to MGSEMDPLLLAWSYFRRRKFQLCADLCTQMLEKSPYDQAAWILKARALTEMVYIDEIDVDQEGIAEMILDENAIAQVPRPGTSLKLPGTNQTGGPSPAVRPITQAGRPITGFLRPSTQSGRPGTMEQAIRTPRTAYTARPITSSSGRFVRLGTASMLTSPDGPFINLSRLNLTKHAQKPKLAKALFEYIFHHENDVKTALDLAALSTEHSQYKDWWWKVQIGKCYYRLGMHREAEKQFKSALKQQEMVDTFLYLAKVYISLDQPVTALNLFKQGLDKFPGEVALLCGIARIYEEMNNISSATEYYKEVLKQDNTHVEAIACIGSNHFYSDQPEVALRFYRRLLQMGVYNCQLFNNLGLCCFYAQQYDMTLTSFERALSLAENEEETADVWYNLGHVAVGIGDTNLAHQCFRLALVNNNNHAEAYNNLAVLEMRKGHVEQARALLQTASSLAPHMYEPHFNFATVSDKMGDLQRSYIAAQKSEAAFPDHVDTQHLIKQLKQHFAML from the exons GCAGCCTGGATTTTAAAAGCACGAGCACTAACTGAAATGGTGTACATAGATGAAATTGATGTAGATCAGGAAGGAATTGCAGAAATGATACTGGATGAAAATGCTATTGCTCAGGTTCCAC GTCCTGGAACATCTCTGAAACTCCCTGGAACTAATCAGACAGGAGGGCCTAGTCCAGCTGTCAG GCCGATCACTCAAGCTGGAAGACCCATTACAGGTTTCCTTAGACCCAGCACACAAAGTGGAAGGCCAGGCACTATGGAACAGGCCATCAGAACACCCAGAACTGCCTACACAGCTCGCCCTATTACCAGCTCATCTGGAAGATTTGTCAGGCTGGGAACG GCTTCCATGCTTACAAGTCCTGATGGaccttttataaatttatctagACTGAATTTAACAAAACATGCCCAGAAACCTAAATTGGCAAAG GCTTTGTTCGAGTATATCTTTCATCATGAAAATGATGTTAAGACT GCTTTGGATTTGGCTGCCCTCTCCACAGAGCATTCTCAGTACAAGGACTGGTGGTGGAAAGTGCAGATTGGAAAATGTTACTACAG GTTAGGAATGCATCGTGaagcagaaaaacaatttaaatcagCCCTGAAGCAGCAGGAAATGGTAGATACATTTCTCTACTTGGCAAAA gtttacaTCTCATTGGATCAACCTGTGACTGCTTTAAATCTTTTCAAACAAGGCTTAGATAAGTTTCCAGGAGAAGTAGCCCTACTTTGTGGAATTGCCAGGATCTATGAG GAAATGAACAATATTTCATCAGCCACTGAATACTACAAAGAGGTTTTGAAACAGGACAATACTCATGTGGAAGCCATTGCATGCATTGGAAGCAACCATTTTTACTCTGATCAACCAGAAGTAGCCCTCCGGTTTTACAG GCGACTCCTGCAGATGGGTGTCTATAACTGCCAGCTTTTTAACAACCTGGGGCTCTGTTGCTTCTATGCCCAGCAGTATGATATGACTCTGACCTCATTCGAACGTGCCCTTTCTCTGGCTGAAAATGAAGAAGAGACAGCTGACGTCTGGTACAACTTGGGACATGTAGCTGTG GGAATAGGAGATACAAATCTGGCCCATCAGTGCTTCAGGCTGGCTCTGGTCAACAACAATAACCACGCAGAGGCCTACAACAACCTGGCCGTGCTGGAGATGCGGAAGGGCCATGTCGAACAG gcaAGAGCACTGTTACAAACTGCTTCATCTTTAGCACCCCACATGTATGAACCGCATTTTAATTTTGCAACAGTTTCTGATAAG ATGGGAGATCTACAGAGGAGCTACATTGCTGCTCAAAAGTCTGAAGCAGCATTTCCAGATCACGTGGACACTCAACATTTAATTAAGCAGTTAAAGCAGCATTTTGCTATGCTCTGA